In Candidatus Binataceae bacterium, the sequence TGGTCGGATCGAATTCCATCCAGCCGGCTCCGGGCAGATAGATTTGCAGCCACGCGTGGGTCGCCCCGCCGCCGAGGTTCTGTGACTGCGCTCCGGGTACATAGATGTAGCCGCTGACGAAACGGGCGGCCAGGCCGAGCGAGCGTACGGCCTCCATCATCAGGAGCGCGAAATCGCGGCAGCTTCCGCTGCGCAAACGTAAGGTCTCGACCGGCGCCTGACAGCCTTCTTCGGCGCGGGCGGCGTAGGTGAAACCGTCCGCCTTGATAGCCTTGGTCATCTGCACCAGCATCGCGAGGGTATTTGTCGGCCCTTCGGTTTGGAGAAAACGTTTGGCCCAGAGATCGACCTCATGCTCCGGATCCGGATAGTGGCGTTCGAGTGAGCGGTTCAGATCCGGCACATCGTCGGCCGAGTAGCTGAAAGGATACGTTTCCGCGTAAGACTCCAGGGCGGACGGGGGATCGCTGGACTCGAAATGGTCAAGCCGGATCGCGCTCTCGATCGACAGAAGGTCCGCCGGCGAGGCGAATGACACCACCGCCACCGAGTTGCTGAAGACGTCATGCATCCAGCGAATCGCCGCGGGCTCTGGCGTTATCGTAAGCCTGGTTTCGAGCAAGCGCAGGTCGTGACTGTCGCGCGGCCGCAGCATCAGGCGATGATCACCGAGGACGACCGGTTTGGCATAGCGATAGGTAGTGATGTGGCGAAGGCTCAAGATGCGCATGGTGGAAGACCGGAATGACGGTGTGGCTGAGTTACATTATCGCATCGCGCCCTTGCTCGTGGAACTGAGCCTGCGGCGGCGCGCGGCATCGTTGGTAATCCGGCTCACTTTTGATGTGATCGCGGAAGGGAGTGGATCAAGTATCGACTCAAGGCAGATCAGGAGAACGTATTGATGGAAGCGAAGGACGCGGCTTCGGAAGCCCGGGAAATACTCGCGGCGGTGCGCGCGCTCGAACCGGAAATCCGCGCCGCGGCTGCAACTATCGAAGCCGAACGCCGCCTGCCGCCGACGCTCGCGCGCCACCTGATGGAGGCCGGGGTCTTCCGGATGGGCGTGCCGCGCATCTACGGCGGCATGGAACTCGATCCGATCAATCAGGTGCGGGTGGTCGAGGAACTCTCACGCGTTGAAGGCTCCGTGGGCTGGCTCTCGATGATCTCGACGGCGGGCAGTTTTATCGCAGCGTTTCTCGAAGCGCCGGTCGCGCAACACTTCTTTGGCGGCGTTGAGAGCGTGCTGGCCGGACAGATTCGACCGCCGCAGCGCGCCGACCTGATCGAGGGCGGTTATCGGTTGAGCGGCACTTTTCACTTCAACAGCGGATGCCACCATGCCGGCACGATTCTTTGCGGCTGCATCATCCACGAAAATGGCGAGCCGCGCCGCCATGGCCGCAATCCCGAGTTCCGCGCCCTGCTCCTCCCGATCACCGACGTCCGGATCGTCGACGTCTGGGACACCACCGGTATGCGCGGCACCGGCAGCAACGACGTCGTCGTCAAAGACGTTTTCGTGCCTTTCGCCCACAGCACCACGATGCTGGAGCCGCCGCGCACGCCGAGCCCACTTTACGCGTTTCCGCCCCTGTTTCTGGTCTCCCACGCCGGCGTGCCGCTTGGCATCGCGCAGAGCACGCTGGATTTCGTCGAGGAGCTATGCGCGCGCAAGGGCGGCTTCGCCGTCGGCTCGCTGATGCGCGATGATGCCGTAGTTCAGGAGACCATTGCCTGGGCGGAGGCTCATCTCGGCGCTGCGCGCAGCTACGTTTACGCCACGCTGGAGGATTTGTGGGCGACTTTGTGTCGCGGCGACAAACCCTCGCCACGGCAACGCGCCCAGTATCGAATGATGATCACCTACGCTCATCA encodes:
- a CDS encoding transglutaminase family protein, which encodes MRILSLRHITTYRYAKPVVLGDHRLMLRPRDSHDLRLLETRLTITPEPAAIRWMHDVFSNSVAVVSFASPADLLSIESAIRLDHFESSDPPSALESYAETYPFSYSADDVPDLNRSLERHYPDPEHEVDLWAKRFLQTEGPTNTLAMLVQMTKAIKADGFTYAARAEEGCQAPVETLRLRSGSCRDFALLMMEAVRSLGLAARFVSGYIYVPGAQSQNLGGGATHAWLQIYLPGAGWMEFDPTNGIVGNRDLIRVAVVRDPSQAIPVTGSWTGAAGDFRGMEVDIQVTAET
- a CDS encoding acyl-CoA dehydrogenase family protein, producing MEAKDAASEAREILAAVRALEPEIRAAAATIEAERRLPPTLARHLMEAGVFRMGVPRIYGGMELDPINQVRVVEELSRVEGSVGWLSMISTAGSFIAAFLEAPVAQHFFGGVESVLAGQIRPPQRADLIEGGYRLSGTFHFNSGCHHAGTILCGCIIHENGEPRRHGRNPEFRALLLPITDVRIVDVWDTTGMRGTGSNDVVVKDVFVPFAHSTTMLEPPRTPSPLYAFPPLFLVSHAGVPLGIAQSTLDFVEELCARKGGFAVGSLMRDDAVVQETIAWAEAHLGAARSYVYATLEDLWATLCRGDKPSPRQRAQYRMMITYAHQAAKQIITTLYDTAGTSSIFRSGRLDRDLRDIITACQHRVVHLKMYRPAGRLLLGLEPGEAMF